A genomic stretch from Spiroplasma endosymbiont of Clivina fossor includes:
- a CDS encoding transcription antitermination factor NusB — protein MEKNSQHNIRESIIFFIYQQQLLNYDLETIIKEIKENKEDFNAETINNLIHLFEQRKIIIKIINKYLKVGWHFSKLSNLEQGILLWATYELLILKENSAIIINEAVLITKKYFINTEYKYINGILQSIANNEKSD, from the coding sequence ATGGAAAAAAATTCACAGCATAATATAAGAGAAAGCATAATTTTTTTTATCTATCAACAACAATTATTAAATTATGACTTAGAAACAATTATTAAAGAAATTAAAGAAAACAAAGAAGATTTTAATGCAGAAACTATTAATAATTTAATTCATCTTTTTGAACAACGAAAAATTATAATTAAAATTATTAATAAATACTTAAAAGTAGGGTGACATTTTTCTAAATTATCTAATTTAGAGCAAGGGATTTTATTGTGAGCAACTTATGAATTACTTATTTTAAAGGAAAATTCAGCGATTATTATTAATGAAGCAGTTCTTATTACTAAAAAGTATTTCATCAATACTGAATATAAATATATTAATGGCATTTTGCAAAGTATTGCTAATAATGAGAAAAGTGACTAA
- a CDS encoding IS1/IS1595 family N-terminal zinc-binding domain-containing protein — protein sequence MEKIIQELVNTLTDDQFLEFYEKVKQQAELIKKQKRLNEIDQKFRAQGIKCPKCESYHCVKNGHNSEGKQKYLCKNCRASFDAFRNHFIYWSHLNYEQWNLLIQISLLGQSSKTISRFIKTTLKTAWYNRQKLMKSKQLENTQLKFKKLSGKIQIDETFIKEIHKGNFKYKTDPRRIHLDPFATNTKCCIQMAIDNNNNIYVKSTNTKRLQKQWVIENMNKELINENSIITSDMQKLYFLVAKQTNSTLCVTKTTINPEASYRNLNKISKLQSSLKEALIHYHGLGFTNIQNYLNLWKWKYQHKGLTPNQQTAVLYFNV from the coding sequence ATGGAAAAAATAATTCAAGAACTAGTAAATACTTTAACAGATGATCAATTTTTAGAATTTTATGAAAAAGTCAAACAACAAGCAGAATTAATAAAAAAACAAAAACGGTTAAATGAAATTGATCAAAAATTTAGAGCGCAAGGTATTAAATGCCCTAAATGTGAATCTTACCATTGCGTTAAAAATGGACATAATTCAGAAGGAAAACAAAAATATTTATGTAAAAATTGCCGTGCAAGTTTTGACGCTTTTCGTAATCATTTTATTTATTGAAGTCATTTAAATTATGAACAATGAAATTTATTGATTCAAATTTCATTGCTGGGGCAATCTAGTAAAACAATTTCTCGTTTTATTAAAACTACATTAAAAACTGCTTGATATAATCGTCAAAAATTAATGAAATCAAAACAATTAGAAAATACCCAATTAAAATTTAAAAAATTATCTGGTAAAATCCAAATCGATGAAACATTCATTAAAGAAATCCATAAAGGAAATTTCAAATATAAAACTGATCCACGAAGAATTCACCTTGACCCATTCGCAACTAATACTAAATGCTGTATTCAAATGGCAATTGATAATAATAACAATATTTATGTTAAATCCACAAACACCAAACGTTTACAAAAACAATGAGTTATTGAAAATATGAACAAAGAATTAATTAACGAAAATTCAATTATTACTTCTGATATGCAAAAATTATATTTTTTAGTAGCAAAACAAACAAATTCTACTTTATGTGTAACTAAAACAACAATTAATCCTGAAGCTAGTTATCGTAACTTAAATAAAATCAGTAAATTACAATCTAGTCTTAAAGAAGCCTTAATTCATTATCATGGTTTAGGTTTTACTAATATTCAAAATTATTTAAATCTCTGAAAATGAAAATACCAACATAAGGGTTTAACTCCAAACCAACAAACAGCGGTATTATATTTTAATGTATAA
- a CDS encoding transposase, producing MQEVYWSHLNYEQWNLLIQISLLGQSSKTISRFIKTTLKTAWYNRQKLMKSKQLENTQLKFKKLSGKIQIDETFIKEIHKGNFKYKTDPRRIHLDPFATNTKCCIQMAIDNNNNIYVKSTNTKRLQKQWVIENMNKELINENSIITSDMQKLYFLVAKQTNSTLCVTKTTINPEASYRNLNKISKLQSSLKEALIHYHGLGFTNIQNYLNLWKWKYQHKGLTPNQQTAVLYFNV from the coding sequence TTGCAAGAAGTCTATTGAAGTCATTTAAATTATGAACAATGAAATTTATTGATTCAAATTTCATTGCTGGGGCAATCTAGTAAAACAATTTCTCGTTTTATTAAAACTACATTAAAAACTGCTTGATATAATCGTCAAAAATTAATGAAATCAAAACAATTAGAAAATACCCAATTAAAATTTAAAAAATTATCTGGTAAAATCCAAATCGATGAAACATTTATTAAAGAAATCCATAAAGGAAATTTCAAATATAAAACTGATCCACGAAGAATTCACCTTGACCCATTCGCAACTAATACTAAATGCTGTATTCAAATGGCAATTGATAATAATAACAATATTTATGTTAAATCCACAAACACCAAACGTTTACAAAAACAATGAGTTATTGAAAATATGAACAAAGAATTAATTAACGAAAATTCAATTATTACTTCTGATATGCAAAAATTATATTTTTTAGTAGCAAAACAAACAAATTCTACTTTATGTGTAACTAAAACAACAATTAATCCTGAAGCTAGTTATCGTAACTTAAATAAAATCAGTAAATTACAATCTAGTCTTAAAGAAGCCTTAATTCATTATCATGGTTTAGGTTTTACTAATATTCAAAATTATTTAAATCTCTGAAAATGAAAATACCAACATAAGGGTTTAACTCCAAACCAACAAACAGCGGTATTATATTTTAATGTATAA
- a CDS encoding transposase family protein gives MKTQVIIEKDSKKIISSDFSYGKNHDFKILKDSKIKFLPETTVLVDLGYQGIQKINHNVLIPKRKSKKNPLNKEEKQNNERISKMRIVIENVFAILKKFKIISEKYRNRRKRFALRFNLIASIYNLQLLV, from the coding sequence ATAAAAACACAAGTTATAATTGAAAAAGATAGTAAAAAAATTATTAGTTCTGATTTTTCTTATGGTAAAAACCATGACTTTAAAATTTTAAAAGATTCAAAAATTAAATTTTTACCAGAAACAACTGTTTTAGTGGATTTAGGTTATCAAGGCATACAAAAAATTAATCATAATGTTTTAATTCCTAAAAGAAAATCAAAGAAAAACCCTTTAAATAAAGAAGAAAAGCAAAATAATGAGCGAATTTCAAAAATGAGAATTGTTATTGAAAATGTTTTTGCTATACTTAAAAAATTTAAAATTATTAGTGAAAAATATCGAAATCGTAGAAAAAGATTTGCTTTAAGATTTAATTTAATAGCTTCAATTTATAATTTACAACTATTAGTTTAA
- a CDS encoding transposase family protein: MKFKKNNQISDKNFLRLTGIKHTTFNKMLEILKIEELKKRFRRGRTNKLSLENRILMTLEYWREYRTYFHIAKSYDISESSCYRNIKWIEDTLIKHPNFQQLTGQKSLLKDYFKDKTVIIDVTESQIQRPKKDKNSTTQEKRKNTQ; encoded by the coding sequence ATGAAATTTAAAAAAAATAATCAAATAAGTGATAAAAATTTTTTAAGATTAACTGGTATTAAACATACTACTTTTAATAAAATGCTAGAAATTTTAAAAATAGAAGAATTAAAAAAGAGATTTCGTCGCGGAAGAACCAATAAATTATCATTAGAAAATCGTATTTTAATGACTTTAGAATATTGAAGAGAATATAGAACTTATTTTCATATTGCAAAAAGTTATGATATTAGTGAAAGTAGTTGTTATAGAAATATCAAATGAATTGAAGACACTTTAATAAAACACCCTAATTTTCAACAACTTACTGGTCAAAAATCACTATTAAAAGATTATTTCAAAGATAAGACTGTTATAATTGATGTAACTGAAAGCCAAATCCAACGCCCAAAAAAAGACAAAAACAGCACTACTCAGGAAAAAAGAAAAAACACACAATAA
- a CDS encoding IS1/IS1595 family N-terminal zinc-binding domain-containing protein, which produces MEKIIQELVNTLTDDQFLEFYEKVKQQAELIKKQKRLNEIDQKFRAQGIKCPKCESYHCVKNGHNSEGKQKYLCKNCRASFDAFRNHFIYWSHLNYEQWNLLIQISLLGQSSKTISRFIKTTLKTAWYNRQKLMKSKQLENTQLKFKKLSGKIQIDETFIKEIHKGNFKYKTDPRRIHLDPFATNTKCCIQMAIDNNIITIFMLNPQTPNVYKNNELLKIWTKN; this is translated from the coding sequence ATGGAAAAAATAATTCAAGAACTAGTAAATACTTTAACAGATGATCAATTTTTAGAATTTTATGAAAAAGTCAAACAACAAGCAGAATTAATAAAAAAACAAAAACGGTTAAATGAAATTGATCAAAAATTTAGAGCGCAAGGTATTAAATGCCCTAAATGTGAATCTTACCATTGCGTTAAAAATGGACATAATTCAGAAGGAAAACAAAAATATTTATGTAAAAATTGCCGTGCAAGTTTTGACGCTTTTCGTAATCATTTTATTTATTGAAGTCATTTAAATTATGAACAATGAAATTTATTGATTCAAATTTCATTGCTGGGGCAATCTAGTAAAACAATTTCTCGTTTTATTAAAACTACATTAAAAACTGCTTGATATAATCGTCAAAAATTAATGAAATCAAAACAATTAGAAAATACCCAATTAAAATTTAAAAAATTATCTGGTAAAATCCAAATCGATGAAACATTTATTAAAGAAATCCATAAAGGAAATTTCAAATATAAAACTGATCCACGAAGAATTCACCTTGACCCATTCGCAACTAATACTAAATGCTGTATTCAAATGGCAATTGATAATAATATAATAACAATATTTATGTTAAATCCACAAACACCAAACGTTTACAAAAACAATGAGTTATTGAAAATATGAACAAAGAATTAA
- a CDS encoding acetate kinase: protein MKGNKIMLSNLKKKILVINAGSSSIKFQLYEITANKEFNPICKGLAERIFVDGKTTIKYNNNEFVSDTPLSNHNVAAEVILELLKSQNVIQNFNEIIAVGHRIVHGGEKIKESVIVNDDITKIIAENIKLAPLHNPAGLSTLKAFQAVANCPHIAVFDTTFHTTMPKINYIYPVPYNWYTDYNVRRYGFHGISYHYIINKLSLILNKPVSNINAIVCHLGNGASICAIKNGKSYNTSMGFTPLAGLMMGSRSGDIDPAIHQYIAEQLNLDIVGVVNKLNNESGLLGISQISSDTREVSRVAKDGNIQAQFTLELYAKRVVDYITQYQNDLDNKVDAIVFTAGIGENSALIREMIIKNIKTMALDYNRGKNSQSYDDYLQISNDLSSVAIYAIRTNEELMICEETYRLLNNIN from the coding sequence ATGAAAGGAAATAAAATAATGCTATCTAATTTAAAGAAAAAAATTTTAGTTATTAATGCTGGTTCAAGTTCAATTAAGTTTCAGTTATATGAAATAACAGCAAATAAAGAATTTAATCCAATTTGTAAGGGATTAGCAGAAAGAATTTTTGTTGATGGTAAAACGACGATTAAATATAATAATAATGAATTTGTTAGTGATACCCCGTTATCAAATCATAATGTGGCCGCAGAAGTTATTTTAGAACTTTTAAAGTCACAAAATGTGATTCAAAATTTTAATGAAATTATTGCTGTGGGGCATCGCATTGTTCATGGCGGTGAAAAAATCAAAGAAAGTGTCATTGTTAATGATGATATTACAAAGATAATTGCTGAAAATATTAAGTTGGCACCGTTACATAATCCTGCGGGGTTAAGTACTTTAAAAGCATTTCAAGCGGTTGCTAACTGTCCACATATTGCTGTTTTTGATACAACATTTCATACTACAATGCCAAAAATAAATTATATTTATCCCGTACCATATAATTGATATACTGACTATAATGTTAGAAGGTATGGATTTCATGGTATTAGTTATCATTATATTATTAATAAACTAAGTTTGATTCTTAATAAACCAGTTAGCAATATTAATGCGATTGTTTGTCATTTAGGAAATGGTGCTAGTATTTGTGCCATTAAAAATGGGAAATCATATAATACATCAATGGGATTTACACCTTTAGCAGGATTAATGATGGGTTCTCGTAGTGGTGATATTGATCCAGCGATTCATCAATATATTGCTGAACAATTAAATTTAGATATTGTTGGTGTTGTTAATAAACTAAATAATGAATCTGGTTTATTAGGAATTAGTCAAATTTCTTCTGATACGAGAGAAGTTAGTCGGGTTGCTAAGGATGGTAATATTCAAGCACAATTTACCTTGGAATTATATGCTAAAAGAGTTGTTGATTATATTACTCAGTATCAAAATGATTTGGATAATAAGGTTGATGCGATTGTTTTTACGGCTGGTATTGGTGAAAATAGTGCTTTAATTCGAGAAATGATTATTAAAAATATTAAAACTATGGCGTTAGATTATAATCGTGGTAAGAATAGTCAATCATATGATGATTATTTACAAATATCTAATGATTTGAGTTCGGTGGCTATTTATGCGATTCGAACTAATGAGGAATTAATGATTTGTGAAGAGACATATCGGTTATTAAATAATATCAATTAA
- a CDS encoding YigZ family protein produces the protein MKVIDDALHKIEYTIKNSRFICLIKYVTTEKDAQQFINQYLDPKATHNCYCYITNNNEIQKYDDDKEPIRTAGFAMLSYLQKQNITNIVVLNIRYFGKILLGKSRLIHAYKFGLQKLFLNLKLYPLEIIYEYTISFPYEQQKLINKIIKEHQGNIIKQLYSELIMITFTSNKNTWQHLLPNNTKFAKQRIIQKRKLKND, from the coding sequence ATGAAAGTTATTGATGATGCTCTTCACAAAATTGAATATACAATTAAAAATTCGCGTTTTATTTGTCTTATTAAATATGTTACCACCGAAAAAGACGCCCAACAATTCATTAATCAATATTTAGACCCCAAAGCGACACACAATTGTTATTGCTATATTACCAATAATAATGAAATCCAAAAATATGATGACGATAAAGAACCGATCAGAACCGCAGGATTTGCAATGCTTAGTTATTTACAAAAACAAAATATTACTAATATCGTTGTTTTAAACATTCGCTATTTTGGAAAAATCCTTTTAGGAAAATCACGATTAATTCATGCCTATAAATTTGGATTACAAAAATTATTTTTAAACCTTAAATTATATCCGCTAGAAATAATTTATGAATATACAATTTCTTTCCCATACGAACAGCAAAAACTAATTAATAAAATTATTAAAGAACATCAAGGCAATATTATTAAACAATTATATAGTGAACTAATTATGATTACTTTTACTAGTAATAAAAATACTTGACAGCACCTATTACCTAATAATACAAAATTTGCTAAACAAAGAATTATTCAAAAAAGAAAATTAAAAAATGATTAA
- a CDS encoding IS1/IS1595 family N-terminal zinc-binding domain-containing protein — protein sequence MEKIIQELVNTLTDDQFLEFYEKVKQQAELIKKQKRLNEIDQKFRAQGIKCPKCESYHCVKNGHNSEGKQKYLCKNCRASFDAFRNHFIYWSHLNYEQWNLLIQISLLGQSSKTISRFIKTTLKTAWYNRQKLMKSKQLENTQLKFKKLSGKIQIDETFIKEIHKGNFKYKTDPRRIHLDPFATNTKCCIQMAIDNNNNIYVKSTNTKRLQKQWVIENMNKELINENSIITSDMQKLYFLVAKQTNSTLCVTKTTINPEASYRNLNKISKLQSSLKEALIHYHGLGFTNIQNYLNLWKWKYQHKGLTPNQQTAVLYFNV from the coding sequence ATGGAAAAAATAATTCAAGAACTAGTAAATACTTTAACAGATGATCAATTTTTAGAATTTTATGAAAAAGTCAAACAACAAGCAGAATTAATAAAAAAACAAAAACGGTTAAATGAAATTGATCAAAAATTTAGAGCGCAAGGTATTAAATGCCCTAAATGTGAATCTTACCATTGCGTTAAAAATGGACATAATTCAGAAGGAAAACAAAAATATTTATGTAAAAATTGCCGTGCAAGTTTTGACGCTTTTCGTAATCATTTTATTTATTGAAGTCATTTAAATTATGAACAATGAAATTTATTGATTCAAATTTCATTGCTGGGGCAATCTAGTAAAACAATTTCTCGTTTTATTAAAACTACATTAAAAACTGCTTGATATAATCGTCAAAAATTAATGAAATCAAAACAATTAGAAAATACCCAATTAAAATTTAAAAAATTATCTGGTAAAATCCAAATCGATGAAACATTTATTAAAGAAATCCATAAAGGAAATTTCAAATATAAAACTGATCCACGAAGAATTCACCTTGACCCATTCGCAACTAATACTAAATGCTGTATTCAAATGGCAATTGATAATAATAACAATATTTATGTTAAATCCACAAACACCAAACGTTTACAAAAACAATGAGTTATTGAAAATATGAACAAAGAATTAATTAACGAAAATTCAATTATTACTTCTGATATGCAAAAATTATATTTTTTAGTAGCAAAACAAACAAATTCTACTTTATGTGTAACTAAAACAACAATTAATCCTGAAGCTAGTTATCGTAACTTAAATAAAATCAGTAAATTACAATCTAGTCTTAAAGAAGCCTTAATTCATTATCATGGTTTAGGTTTTACTAATATTCAAAATTATTTAAATCTCTGAAAATGAAAATACCAACATAAGGGTTTAACTCCAAACCAACAAACAGCGGTATTATATTTTAATGTATAA
- the hpt gene encoding hypoxanthine phosphoribosyltransferase: protein MEKHPAVKEILFTHQQIIERTKALALEISKYYQANDSTIILLGILKGCIPFLAEFISHLTIECEIDFMAIASFHGGTEASSTPQIIMDINQDITNRDILIIEDIIESGASLLTIKEYLFLKGAKTVKMVTLLDKTKGRKVELNADWTGFKAPQEFLIGYGLDYQEKLRNLPYVAIADMGKIALLEKQ from the coding sequence ATGGAAAAACATCCTGCGGTCAAAGAAATTTTATTTACCCATCAACAAATAATTGAACGAACTAAAGCGTTAGCATTAGAAATTAGTAAATACTATCAAGCTAACGACTCAACAATTATTCTTTTAGGAATTCTTAAAGGATGTATTCCCTTTTTAGCTGAATTTATTAGTCACTTAACAATTGAATGTGAAATTGACTTTATGGCGATTGCTTCTTTCCACGGTGGAACCGAAGCTAGTAGCACACCACAAATTATCATGGACATTAACCAAGATATTACTAATCGTGATATTTTAATTATTGAAGATATCATTGAAAGTGGTGCCAGTTTATTAACCATCAAAGAATATTTATTTCTAAAAGGAGCTAAAACCGTAAAAATGGTAACATTACTAGACAAAACTAAAGGAAGAAAGGTAGAACTTAACGCTGATTGAACCGGTTTTAAAGCCCCCCAAGAATTTCTTATTGGTTATGGTCTTGATTATCAAGAAAAACTCCGTAATTTACCTTATGTTGCCATTGCTGATATGGGGAAAATAGCCCTCCTAGAAAAACAATAA
- a CDS encoding transposase — protein sequence MIQISLLGQSSKTISRFIKTTLKTAWYNRQKLMKSKQLENTQLKFKKLSGKIQIDETFIKEIHKGNFKYKTDPRRIHLDPFATNTKCCIQMAIDNNNNIYVKSTNTKRLQKQWVIENMNKELINENSIITSDMQKLYFLVAKQTNSTLCVTKTTINPEASYRNLNKISKLQSSLKEALIHYHGLGFTNIQNYLNLWKWKYQHKGLTPNQQTAVLYFNV from the coding sequence TTGATTCAAATTTCATTGCTGGGGCAATCTAGTAAAACAATTTCTCGTTTTATTAAAACTACATTAAAAACTGCTTGATATAATCGTCAAAAATTAATGAAATCAAAACAATTAGAAAATACCCAATTAAAATTTAAAAAATTATCTGGTAAAATCCAAATCGATGAAACATTCATTAAAGAAATCCATAAAGGAAATTTCAAATATAAAACTGATCCACGAAGAATTCACCTTGACCCATTCGCAACTAATACTAAATGCTGTATTCAAATGGCAATTGATAATAATAACAATATTTATGTTAAATCCACAAACACCAAACGTTTACAAAAACAATGAGTTATTGAAAATATGAACAAAGAATTAATTAACGAAAATTCAATTATTACTTCTGATATGCAAAAATTATATTTTTTAGTAGCAAAACAAACAAATTCTACTTTATGTGTAACTAAAACAACAATTAATCCTGAAGCTAGTTATCGTAACTTAAATAAAATCAGTAAATTACAATCTAGTCTTAAAGAAGCCTTAATTCATTATCATGGTTTAGGTTTTACTAATATTCAAAATTATTTAAATCTCTGAAAATGAAAATACCAACATAAGGGTTTAACTCCAAACCAACAAACAGCGGTATTATATTTTAATGTATAA
- a CDS encoding IS1/IS1595 family N-terminal zinc-binding domain-containing protein, producing MEKIIQELVNTLTDDQFLEFYEKVKQQAELIKKQKRLNEIDQKFRAHGIKCPKCESYHCVKNGHNSEGKQKYLCKNCRASFDAFRNHFIYWSHLNYEQWNLLDFLQN from the coding sequence ATGGAAAAAATAATTCAAGAACTAGTAAATACTTTAACAGATGATCAATTTTTAGAATTTTATGAAAAAGTCAAACAACAAGCAGAATTAATAAAAAAACAAAAACGGTTAAATGAAATTGATCAAAAATTTAGAGCGCACGGTATTAAATGCCCTAAATGTGAATCTTACCATTGCGTTAAAAATGGACATAATTCAGAAGGAAAACAAAAATATTTATGTAAAAATTGTCGTGCAAGTTTTGACGCTTTTCGTAATCATTTTATTTATTGAAGTCATTTAAATTATGAACAATGAAATTTATTAGACTTCTTGCAAAATTAA
- a CDS encoding IS1/IS1595 family N-terminal zinc-binding domain-containing protein, with protein sequence MEKIIQELVNTLTDDQFLEFYEKVKQQAELIKKQKRLNEIDQKFRAQGIKCPKCESYHCVKNGHNSEGKQKYLCKNCRASFDAFCNHFIYWNHLNYEQWNLLIQISLLGQSSKTISRFIKTTLKTAWYNRQKLMKSKQLENTQLKFKKLSGKIQINETFIKEIHKGNFKYKTDPRRIHLDPFATNTKCCIQMAIDNNNNRLLAKLIW encoded by the coding sequence ATGGAAAAAATAATTCAAGAACTAGTAAATACTTTAACAGATGATCAATTTTTAGAATTTTATGAAAAAGTCAAACAACAAGCAGAATTAATAAAAAAACAAAAACGGTTAAATGAAATTGATCAAAAATTTAGAGCGCAAGGTATTAAATGCCCTAAATGTGAATCTTACCATTGCGTTAAAAATGGACATAATTCAGAAGGAAAACAAAAATATTTATGTAAAAATTGTCGTGCAAGTTTTGACGCTTTTTGTAATCATTTTATTTATTGAAATCATTTAAATTATGAACAATGAAATTTATTGATTCAAATTTCATTGCTGGGGCAATCTAGTAAAACAATTTCTCGTTTTATTAAAACTACATTAAAAACTGCTTGATATAATCGTCAAAAATTAATGAAATCAAAACAATTAGAAAATACCCAATTAAAATTTAAAAAATTATCTGGTAAAATCCAAATCAATGAAACATTTATTAAAGAAATCCATAAAGGAAATTTCAAATATAAAACTGATCCACGAAGAATTCACCTTGACCCATTCGCAACTAATACTAAATGCTGTATTCAAATGGCAATTGATAATAATAACAATAGACTTCTTGCAAAATTAATATGATAA